In Oryza sativa Japonica Group chromosome 2, ASM3414082v1, the following are encoded in one genomic region:
- the LOC4330861 gene encoding proteasome subunit beta type-6 — protein MDASLMGAPSAAAGDNPTSGEHRMGTTIVGVCYDGGVVLAADSRTSTGMYVANRASDKITQLTDNVYICRSGSAADTQVISDYVRYFLHQHTIQLGQPATVKVAANLIRLLAYQNKNMLQAGMIVGGWDKYEGGQIFSVPLGGTILRQPFAIGGSGSSYLYGLLDHEWKEGMSQEEAEKFVVKVVSLAIARDGASGGVVRTVTINADGVSRKFHPGDKLQLWHEELEPQNSLLDILAAGNPDPMVQ, from the exons ATGGACGCCTCTCTCATGGGCGCCCCCTCCGCCGCAGCGGGAGACAATCCCACCTCCGGGGAGCACCGGATGGGGACCACCATCGTCGGCGTCTgctacgacggcggcgtcgtcctcgccgccgattCCAGAACCAGCACCG GAATGTATGTGGCAAACCGTGCGTCGGACAAGATTACTCAGCTAACTGACAATGTGTACATCTGCCGCTCTGGATCT GCTGCTGATACACAAGTAATTTCCGATTATGTACGCTATTTTCTCCACCAACACAC AATTCAGCTTGGGCAGCCAGCTACCGTGAAAGTTGCAGCCAACTTAATTAGGTTGTTGGCTTATCAGAACAAG aacATGTTGCAAGCTGGCATGATTGTTGGTGGATGGGATAAATATGAGGGAGGCCAAATTTTCTCAGTCCCCCTTGGTGGAACAATTCTGAGGCAACCATTTGCAATCGGAG GTTCAGGCTCTAGTTACCTCTATGGATTGCTTGACCACGAATGGAAGGAGGGCATGTCCCAGGAAGAAGCTGAG AAGTTTGTGGTTAAGGTAGTTTCCCTTGCTATAGCCCGTGATGGTGCTAGTGGAGGGGTTGTTCGTACCGTCACT ATAAACGCAGATGGTGTTTCGAGGAAATTTCACCCTGGAGACAAACTACAACTGTGGCATGAAGAGCTGGAGCCCCAGAACTCGTTGCTGGACATACTTGCAGCTGGGAACCCTGATCCGATGGTCCAATGA
- the LOC4330860 gene encoding pentatricopeptide repeat-containing protein At1g05750, chloroplastic, with protein MNSEENLKKPGESKGSVPTCPRGNASALSHRPYLMAVVAPPSLALPQPPQNPTPKPRRRPPRDVASWTSAIARPAKQGDLPAAAAALSAMLSSPAAPVPNDVTLLTVLSACADSPSSPLARRLALSVHARVLKLFPSHLLLSTCLVRFYFASRLPHLALQLFDAMPVRSAVTYNTVISGLMRNGLVAAAFEVFDGMPAPDKVSWTALIDGCVKNGRHDEAIDCFRAMLLDGVEPDYVTLIAVISACAEVGALGLGMWVHRLVVRQGLERNVRIANSLIDMYARCGQVELARQVFSGMRKRTVVSWNSMIVGFAANGRCADAVEHFEAMRREGFKPDAVTFTGVLTACSHGGLTDEGLRYYDLMRAEYGIAARMEHYGCVVDLLGRSGQLEEAMRVVTTMPMRPNEVVLGALLAGCRMHGDVGMAEQLMQHLLELDPGGDANYVLLSNIYAAVGKWDGAGKVRSLMKARGLRKRPGYSAVEIDGDVHEFVSGDRSHPQAEEISQMLGLLMHEMAGHDYDHVIDCLDGG; from the coding sequence ATGAATTCTGAAGAAAACCTGAAGAAACCAGGGGAGAGCAAAGGCTCCGTGCCAACGTGCCCGCGGGGAAATGCCTCAGCCCTCAGCCATAGACCTTACCTCATGGCCGTCGTAGCCCCTCCTTCCCTTGCCCTTCCCCAACCTCCTCAGAACCCAACCCCtaaacctcgccgccggccgccgcgagaCGTCGCCTCATGGACGTCCGCCATCGCGCGCCCGGCGAAGCAGGGCGACCTCCCCGCGGCGGCCGCTGCGCTCTCCGCCAtgctctcctcccccgcggcgcCCGTCCCCAACGACGTCACCCTTCTCACCGTCCTCTCCGCCTGCGCCGACTCCCCGTCCtccccgctcgcccgccgcctcgcgctcTCCGTCCACGCCCGCGTGCTCAAGCTCTTCccctcccacctcctcctctccacctgCCTCGTGCGCTTCTACTTCGCGTCCCGCTTGCCCCACCTCGCCCTCCAGCTGTTCGACGCCATGCCCGTGAGGTCCGCCGTCACCTACAACACGGTGATCTCCGGCCTCATGCGGaacggcctcgtcgccgccgcgttcgaggtgttcgacggaatgccgGCGCCGGATAAGGTCTCCTGGACGGCTCTCATCGACGGGTGCGTCAAGAACGGGCGCCACGACGAGGCCATCGACTGCTTCCGCGCCATGCTTCTGGACGGTGTCGAGCCGGACTACGTCACGCTGATAGCCGTCATCTCCGCGTGCGCCGAGGTCGGCGCGCTGGGGCTCGGGATGTGGGTGCACCGGCTCGTGGTCCGGCAGGGGCTGGAGCGCAACGTCAGGATAGCCAACTCGCTCATCGACATGTACGCGCGGTGCGGGCAGGTGGAGCTCGCGCGGCAGGTGTTCAGCGGAATGAGGAAGCGGACGGTGGTCTCCTGGAACTCGATGATCGTTGGGTTCGCCGCCAACGGCCGGTGCGCGGACGCCGTCGAGCACTTCGAGGCGATGCGGAGGGAGGGGTTCAAGCCGGACGCCGTGACGTTCACCGGCGTGCTCACGGCGTGCAGCCACGGCGGCCTCACCGACGAGGGGCTAAGATACTACGACCTGATGAGGGCGGAGTACGGCATCGCGGCGCGGATGGAGCACTACGGCTGCGTGGTCGACCTGCTCGGCCGGTCGGGGCAGCTCGAGGAGGCGATGCGGGTGGTGACCACCATGCCGATGCGGCCAAACGAGGTGGTGCTCggcgccctcctcgccggctgccGGATGCACGGGGACGTCGGCATGGCCGAGCAGCTGATGCAGCACCTGCTCGAGCTGGaccccggcggcgacgccaaCTACGTGCTGCTGTCGAACATCTACGCCGCCGTCGGCAAGTGGGACGGCGCCGGGAAGGTCCGGAGCCTGATGAAGGCGCGGGGGCTGAGGAAGAGGCCGGGCTACAGCGCCGTGGAGATCGACGGCGACGTGCACGAGTTCGTCTCCGGCGATCGGTCGCATCCACAGGCGGAGGAGATATCTCAGATGCTTGGGTTGCTCATGCATGAGATGGCAGGGCATGATTATGACCATGTAATCGATTGCTTGGATGGGGGATGA
- the LOC4330863 gene encoding uncharacterized protein: protein MCCIAMDLSTSFPFSLSSSRMNQEIMLKKKHVTVTGLVLHLCFCTHPSQAKSRLLLNSVLHKKRSFDNQFLSVLDGISVHYSDFDNHMSSWISCFLAWILNFSQHWLPQQTTMLIINLFYFHLSVYDSLNLSHFPSDALVPSPFLCIYHCRLSLFRWGHPLSLRIIMHDNLHLITRICRKLQAFSTDMKAWHY from the coding sequence ATGTGTTGCATAGCCATGGATCTGTCAACCAGCTTCCCTTTCAGTTTGTCTTCTTCTCGAATGAACCAGGAAATtatgctgaaaaaaaaacatgtcacTGTAACTGGACTGGTGCTCCATCTCTGTTTTTGTACTCACCCAAGCCAGGCTAAGTCAAGATTGTTATTAAATTCAGTGTTGCATAAGAAAAGATCCTTTGATAACCAGTTTTTGTCAGTTCTTGATGGCATTTCTGTTCATTATTCAGATTTTGATAACCACATGTCCTCATGGATTAGCTGCTTTTTAGCTTGGATACTTAATTTTAGCCAGCACTGGCTGCCTCAACAAACTACTATGCTAATTATAAACCTTTTCTATTTCCATCTTTCTGTTTATGATTCATTAAATCTTAGCCATTTTCCATCAGATGCTTTGGTCCCTTCTCCCTTTCTCTGCATATATCATTGTAGATTGTCCTTGTTCCGATGGGGCCATCCTCTTTCTCTGAGGATCATCATGCATGACAATTTGCACCTCATAACCAGAATTTGCAGGAAGCTTCAGGCGTTTTCAACAGACATGAAGGCCTGGCATTACTGA
- the LOC4330859 gene encoding mitogen-activated protein kinase kinase kinase 1 isoform X2 gives MAARQRPQAQLARINAMRHSYTAAGDDGSGDDVCGELDDGGGEYASQTSFRIRGGRGAAEVTAIFRKLGLSGPEDFTIPPAVYAAAMSHLSSSARRRASLEVASPPELLEASPAEAAVPMNREAVEKGEEAGPAPKLVQSEVTEVSTRAYANATPAAESSIRVVAPSATKFVQAEAIEVSTRSYARPAASVRSVASKRALLKQDSADEDKEKGKLVRLDKSREEIRGEVVVEATRETTGASALVVEATRESTSRDIEHLISPSPHRRFRRTITSWLKGEHLGSGSFGSVYEAISDDGFFFAVKEVSLIDQGINAKQRIVQLEHEISLLSRLEHENIVQYFGTDKEDGKLYIFLELVTQGSLAALYQKYRLQDSQVSAYTRQILIGLNYLHQRNVLHRDIKCANILVDSNGLVKLADFGLAKEMSILSQARSSKGTVYWMAPEVAKAKPHGPPADIWSLGCTVLEMLTGKVPYPDMEWESC, from the exons atggcggcgcgccAGCGGCCGCAGGCGCAGCTCGCGCGGATCAACGCCATGAGGCACTCCTACACCGCCGCGGGGGACGATGGCTCCGGGGACGACGTGTGTGGggagctcgacgacggcgggggcGAGTACGCGTCGCAGACCAGCTTCCGCATCCGCGGGGGGCGCGGGGCCGCGGAGGTCACCGCCATCTTCCGCAAGCTGGGGCTCTCCGGGCCCGAGGACTTCACCATCCCGCCCGCGGTctacgccgccgccatgtcccACCTCTCcagctccgcccgccgccgcgcgtcgctcGAGGTGGCTTCCCCGCCGGAGCTTCTAGAAGCTTCTCCAGCCGAAGCCGCGGTTCCGATGAATCGGGAAGCAGTCGAGAAGGGGGAGGAAGCTGGTCCGGCCCCCAAATTGGTTCAATCAGAGGTTACAGAAGTTTCCACACGAGCTTATGCAAATGCAACGCCTGCAGCAGAATCGAGCATCAGAGTAGTAGCTCCATCGGCCACCAAATTTGTTCAAGCAGAAGCTATAGAAGTTTCCACACGATCATATGCAAGGCCTGCAGCGAGCGTCAGATCAGTAGCTTCTAAACGAGCTCTGCTGAAGCAGGATAGTGCAGACGAGGACAAGGAGAAAGGTAAATTGGTCAGATTGGATAAATCACGAGAGGAAATTAGAGGAGAGGTGGTTGTGGAGGCGACAAGGGAGACCACCGGTGCCTCGGCTCTGGTCGTGGAGGCGACAAGGGAGTCCACTTCACGTGACATCGAGCATTTGATTTCACCCTCTCCTCACAGGCGGTTTAGGAGAACCATCACGTCCTGGCTTAAGGGAGAGCATCTCGGGAGTGGATCGTTCGGGTCAGTGTATGAGGCTATCAGTGA TGATGGTTTTTTCTTCGCTGTCAAGGAGGTGTCATTGATTGATCAAGGGATCAATGCAAAACAACGCATTGTCCAACTTGAGCAT GAGATCTCTCTGTTGAGTCGTTTGGAGCATGAAAACATTGTTCAGTATTTTGGAACAGACAAG GAAGATGGAAAACTGTATATTTTCCTTGAACTAGTAACTCAAGGCTCTTTGGCAGCTCTATATCAAAAATACCGTTTACAGGACTCACAAGTCTCAGCGTACACAAGGCAGATTTTGATAGGTTTGAACTATCTACACCAGCGGAACGTGTTACACAG AGATATTAAATGTGCAAATATCCTAGTGGATTCAAATGGATTAGTTAAACTGGCAGATTTTGGGCTTGCAAAAGAG ATGTCAATTTTGAGTCAGGCAAGATCTAGCAAGGGAACTGTTTACTGGATGGCCCCTGAG GTTGCTAAGGCTAAGCCTCATGGACCTCCAGCAGATATATGGAGTCTTGGCTGCACAGTTTTAGAAATGCTGACTGGCAAAGTTCCATACCCTGATATGGAATGG GAAAGCTGTTGA
- the LOC4330862 gene encoding protein CPR-5, translated as MRSPPESGSRTGRGEEIAARQLNPTASASPPRSLIMDGACCDGGGSPESGGASSSASSYGSASRLQKGVRLRRRRQRLRRPLLATGGDGRGAADGAQDLALPLGMSFAAVLAQVLNRSSCSEGRLQPDFLSKMCTSAVKESLTNIYGDRFDNFTKNFEKSFGSTLRTLHLINETPVYEQDNSRFSHEDGTSAAEIKLSGADSKRPVHDIQESTSLSSMDNQIILHAGTDQQLVKLPHNKASPEFDRHILNVFERSLNEQTRSNELKELEIGLNMRKLQLKQSQIALSSYSHMLEKIKISMGFQKASFREEKFRTQMEDTRHAELLRRLIDLLLTAVVFMSVCFGYGTYIYSYKRITAVTAACAAASREPKSWWMPNSVSAFNSGLLFFRCHLIAATRMSFGMLMILLIAWLIFQRSAMTGPNMPITFNVMLLGVLCGSVGRFCVDTLGGDGNVWLFFWEILCFIHLFGNSRPSLLYRMLYGPISVTDRTKASDLPYRVCRYTFYTVLSVILPCLAGLLPFASLSDWNELVVEYMKSKFIRINTEV; from the exons ATGAGAAGCCCACCGGAGAGCGGGTCGCGCACCGGTCGAGGCGAAGAAATTGCGGCGCGGCAACTAAACCCTACCGCCTCTgcctcgccgccacgctcccTTATTATGGACGGGGCCTGCTGCGACGGCGGTGGCTCGCCGGAGTCCGGCGGggcgtcctcgtcggcgtcgtcgtacGGCTCCGCGTCCCGGCTGCAGAAGGGGGtgcgcctgcggcggcggcggcagaggctcCGGAGACCGCTGCTTGCGACTGGAGGGGATGGGAggggcgccgccgacggcgcgcaGGACCTCGCGCTGCCTCTCGGGATGTCCTTCGCGGCGGTTCTTGCCCAG GTCCTTAATAGAAGCAGTTGCTCTGAAGGAAGATTACAACCTGATTTCCTTTCAAAG ATGTGCACGTCAGCAGTGAAAGAGTCCTTGACAAAT ATATATGGTGATAGATTCGACAACTTCACGAAAAACTTTGAGAAATCATTTGGAAGTACATTGAGGACACTTCATTTAATTAATGAGACACCTGTCTATGAGCAAGATAACTCTCGGTTTTCTCACGAAGATGGTACTTCTGCTGCTGAAATCAAATTGAGTGGTGCTGATTCAAAAAGGCCGGTACATGATATCCAGGAGAGTACATCGTTAAGTTCAATGGATAATCAAATCATTCTTCATGCGGGCACCGATCAGCAGTTGGTTAAACTACCTCATAATAAAGCTAGTCCAGAATTTGATAGGCACATTCTTAATGTATTTGAGAGATCTCTGAATGAGCAGACTCGTTCAAATGAGCTCAAGGAACTTGAAATAGGACTAAACATGAGGAAATTGCAATTGAAGCAATCTCAGATAGCTCTCAGCTCATACTCACACATGCTAGAGAAGATCAAAATTTCTATGGGATTTCAGAAAGCTTCTTTCAGAGAGGAAAAATTTAGGACGCAAATGGAGGACACAAGACATGCTGAACTCCTCAGGAGGCTTATAGATTTGCTCCTTACCGCAGTGGTATTTATGTCTGTCTGTTTTGGTTATGGAACCTATATTTATTCGTACAAGCGGATAACTGCTGTTACTGCAGCTTGTGCAGCGGCTTCAAGG gaaCCTAAATCTTGGTGGATGCCAAATTCAGTATCAGCTTTCAATTCGGGTTTGCTGTTTTTCAGGTGTCATTTAATAGCAGCAACAAGGATGTCATTTGGCATGTTAATGATTCTCTTGATTGCTTGGTTGATATTCCAGCGTTCTGCAATGACTGGACCAAACATGCCAATAACGTTCAATGTTATGTTATTGGGAGTTCTCTGTGGTTCTGTCGGAAGGTTCTGCGTTGACACACTAGGCGGGGATGGAAATGTCTGGCTCTTTTTCTGGGAGATTCTCTGCTTCATCCATTTATTTGGGAACAGCAGGCCATCTCTTTTATACCGCATGCTTTATGGTCCTATTTCAGTGACTGACAGAACGAAGGCGTCTGATTTACCATATCGGGTTTGCCGATACACATTTTATACTGTCCTGTCGGTTATTCTCCCATGCTTGGCTGGTTTGCTGCCATTTGCTTCCCTGTCAGACTGGAATGAGCTTGTGGTAGAATATATGAAGTCCAAATTCATTAGAATTAATACTGAGGTTTGA
- the LOC4330859 gene encoding mitogen-activated protein kinase kinase kinase 1 isoform X1: MAARQRPQAQLARINAMRHSYTAAGDDGSGDDVCGELDDGGGEYASQTSFRIRGGRGAAEVTAIFRKLGLSGPEDFTIPPAVYAAAMSHLSSSARRRASLEVASPPELLEASPAEAAVPMNREAVEKGEEAGPAPKLVQSEVTEVSTRAYANATPAAESSIRVVAPSATKFVQAEAIEVSTRSYARPAASVRSVASKRALLKQDSADEDKEKGKLVRLDKSREEIRGEVVVEATRETTGASALVVEATRESTSRDIEHLISPSPHRRFRRTITSWLKGEHLGSGSFGSVYEAISDDGFFFAVKEVSLIDQGINAKQRIVQLEHEISLLSRLEHENIVQYFGTDKEDGKLYIFLELVTQGSLAALYQKYRLQDSQVSAYTRQILIGLNYLHQRNVLHRDIKCANILVDSNGLVKLADFGLAKEMSILSQARSSKGTVYWMAPEVAKAKPHGPPADIWSLGCTVLEMLTGKVPYPDMEWTHALLKIGRGIPPEIPATLSEDARDFIIKCVKVNPNDRPSAAQLLDHPFVQRSLQHKGA, from the exons atggcggcgcgccAGCGGCCGCAGGCGCAGCTCGCGCGGATCAACGCCATGAGGCACTCCTACACCGCCGCGGGGGACGATGGCTCCGGGGACGACGTGTGTGGggagctcgacgacggcgggggcGAGTACGCGTCGCAGACCAGCTTCCGCATCCGCGGGGGGCGCGGGGCCGCGGAGGTCACCGCCATCTTCCGCAAGCTGGGGCTCTCCGGGCCCGAGGACTTCACCATCCCGCCCGCGGTctacgccgccgccatgtcccACCTCTCcagctccgcccgccgccgcgcgtcgctcGAGGTGGCTTCCCCGCCGGAGCTTCTAGAAGCTTCTCCAGCCGAAGCCGCGGTTCCGATGAATCGGGAAGCAGTCGAGAAGGGGGAGGAAGCTGGTCCGGCCCCCAAATTGGTTCAATCAGAGGTTACAGAAGTTTCCACACGAGCTTATGCAAATGCAACGCCTGCAGCAGAATCGAGCATCAGAGTAGTAGCTCCATCGGCCACCAAATTTGTTCAAGCAGAAGCTATAGAAGTTTCCACACGATCATATGCAAGGCCTGCAGCGAGCGTCAGATCAGTAGCTTCTAAACGAGCTCTGCTGAAGCAGGATAGTGCAGACGAGGACAAGGAGAAAGGTAAATTGGTCAGATTGGATAAATCACGAGAGGAAATTAGAGGAGAGGTGGTTGTGGAGGCGACAAGGGAGACCACCGGTGCCTCGGCTCTGGTCGTGGAGGCGACAAGGGAGTCCACTTCACGTGACATCGAGCATTTGATTTCACCCTCTCCTCACAGGCGGTTTAGGAGAACCATCACGTCCTGGCTTAAGGGAGAGCATCTCGGGAGTGGATCGTTCGGGTCAGTGTATGAGGCTATCAGTGA TGATGGTTTTTTCTTCGCTGTCAAGGAGGTGTCATTGATTGATCAAGGGATCAATGCAAAACAACGCATTGTCCAACTTGAGCAT GAGATCTCTCTGTTGAGTCGTTTGGAGCATGAAAACATTGTTCAGTATTTTGGAACAGACAAG GAAGATGGAAAACTGTATATTTTCCTTGAACTAGTAACTCAAGGCTCTTTGGCAGCTCTATATCAAAAATACCGTTTACAGGACTCACAAGTCTCAGCGTACACAAGGCAGATTTTGATAGGTTTGAACTATCTACACCAGCGGAACGTGTTACACAG AGATATTAAATGTGCAAATATCCTAGTGGATTCAAATGGATTAGTTAAACTGGCAGATTTTGGGCTTGCAAAAGAG ATGTCAATTTTGAGTCAGGCAAGATCTAGCAAGGGAACTGTTTACTGGATGGCCCCTGAG GTTGCTAAGGCTAAGCCTCATGGACCTCCAGCAGATATATGGAGTCTTGGCTGCACAGTTTTAGAAATGCTGACTGGCAAAGTTCCATACCCTGATATGGAATGG ACGCATGCTTTGCTTAAAATTGGTAGAGGAATACCACCAGAAATTCCAGCTACACTGTCAGAAGATGCTCGTGATTTCATAATTAAGTGTGTAAAAGTAAATCCAAATGATCGGCCATCTGCTGCTCAGCTGTTGGACCATCCATTTGTCCAGAGATCACTGCAACATAAAGGCGCCTAA